In Phragmites australis chromosome 17, lpPhrAust1.1, whole genome shotgun sequence, the following are encoded in one genomic region:
- the LOC133897333 gene encoding transcription initiation factor IIB-like isoform X2, producing the protein MSDSFCPDCKKQTEVAFDHSAGDTMCTECGLVLEAHSVDETSEWRTFANESNDNDPVRVGGPSNPLLTDGGLSTVIAKPNGAQGDFLSSSLGRWQNRGSNPDRSLILAFRTIANMADRLGLVATIKDRANEIYKKVEDLKSIRGRNQDAILAACLYIACRQEDRPRTVKEICSVANGATKKEIGRAKEFIVKQLEVEMGQSMEMGTIHAGDFLRRFCSTLGMNNQAVKAAQEAVQRSEELDIRRSPISIAAAVIYMITQLSEDKKPLKDISLATGVAEGTIRNSYKDLYSYASRLIPNTYAKEEDLKNLSTP; encoded by the exons ATGAGCGACTCGTTCTGCCCGGACTGCAAGAAGCAGACGGAGGTGGCGTTCGACCACTCGGCAGGGGACACCATGTGCACCGAGTGCGGCCTCGTCCTCGAGGCGCACTCCGTCGACGAGACCTCCGAGTGGCGCACCTTCGCCAACGAGTCCAACGACAACGACCCCGTCCGTGTCGGAGGCCCCTCCAACCCGCTCCTCACGGACGGCGGCCTCTCCACCGTCATCGCCAAGCCCAACGGCGCGCAGGGCGACTTCCTCTCCTCGTCCCTGGGCAGGTGGCAGAACCGCGGCTCCAACCCTGACCGATCCCTCATCCTCGCCTTCCGCACCATCGCCAACATGGCTGACAG GCTGGGTCTTGTGGCTACTATCAAG GACCGAGCCAATGAAATCTATAAGAAGGTGGAAGATCTCAAGTCTATCAGGGGAAGAAATCAAGATGCCATATTAGCTGCTTGTCTGTATATTGCTTGTAGACAAGAAGATAGGCCTAGAACTGTAAAAG AAATATGTTCAGTTGCCAATGGCGCTACAAAGAAGGAAATTGGCCGAGCAAAAGAATTTATAGTGAAGCAACTGGAAGTTGAGATGGGTCAATCTATGGAGATGGGAACCATCCATGCTGGAGATTTCCTG AGACGTTTCTGTTCAACTCTTGGGATGAACAATCAAGCTGTTAAAGCAGCCCAGGAGGCAGTTCAGCGCTCAGAGGAGCTTGATATAAG GAGGAGCCCTATCTCAATAGCAGCGGCTGTCATTTATATGATAACCCAACTCTCAGAGGACAAGAAGCCACTTAAAG ATATTTCCTTGGCTACTGGCGTGGCAGAAGGCACCATCAGAAATTCGTACAAGGATCTGTATTCCTATGCTTCAAGGCTCATTCCAAACACCTATGCCAAGGAGGAAGACCTGAAGAATCTCAGCACACCTTAG
- the LOC133897521 gene encoding uncharacterized protein LOC133897521: protein MRRTKRPLGVATAWVRRQPPKVKAFLAVVTGMAALVFIRFIVHDHDNLFVASEAAHALGIGVLIYKLTKEKTCAGLSLKSQDLTALFLAVRLYCSFVMEYDIHTILDTATLVATLFVIYMIRFKLRSTYMVDKDNFALYYVVVPCAVLALLIHPSTSHNIVNRICWAFCVYLEAVSVLPQLRLMQNTKIVEPFTAHYVFALGVARFLSCAHWVLQVLDTRGRLLTALGYGLWPSMVLLSEIVQTFILADFCYYYVKSVVGGQLVLRLPSGVV from the exons ATGAGGAGGACGAAGCGGCCGCTCGGCGTGGCGACGGCGTGGGTGCGGCGCCAGCCGCCCAAGGTGAAGGCCTTCCTCGCCGTGGTCACCGGCATGGCCGCGCTCGTCTTCATCCGCTTCATTGTCCACGACCACGACAACCTCTTCGTCGCCTCCGAGGCCGCGCACGCGCTTGGCATCGGCGTCCTCATCTACAAGCTCACCAAGGAGAAGACCTGCGCTG GGCTGTCCCTCAAGTCTCAGGATTTAACTGCGTTGTTTCTAGCTGTTAGACTGTACTGCAGCTTTGTCATGGAGTATGACATACATACAATTCTGGACACTGCTACACTTGTGGCTACACTGTTTGTTATTTACATGATACGGTTCAAATTGAGGTCAACTTATATGGTGGACAAGGACAACTTTGCATTGTACTATGTG GTGGTACCGTGTGCCGTGTTAGCACTACTTATTCATCCATCGACATCTCACAACATTGTGAACCGGATCTGCTGGGCGTTCTGTGTTTACCTGGAAGCTGTTTCGGTGCTGCCACAATTACGCTTGATGCAAAACACCAAG ATTGTTGAACCATTCACAGCTCACTATGTATTTGCATTGGGAGTCGCAAGGTTTCTTAGCTGTGCCCACTGGGTTCTACAG GTTTTGGACACGCGTGGGCGTCTGTTGACAGCTCTGGGCTATGGCTTGTGGCCATCTATGGTGCTTCTGTCAGAAATCGTGCAGACGTTCATCCTTGCAGATTTCTGCTACTACTATGTGAAGAG TGTGGTTGGTGGGCAACTGGTGCTCCGGCTTCCCTCAGGGGTGGTGTAA
- the LOC133897046 gene encoding proteasome subunit alpha type-4-2-like yields the protein MYKIDFHLTCIVAGIMSDANILINIASLHAQRYALSYQEPIPIEQLVQSLCDTKQGYTQFGGGGATDAPSSAATMAGMRAATMTSFPMGYSDIPSPSATAAASSDLRR from the coding sequence atgtacaagatcgACTTCCACCTCACCTGCATCGTCGCTGGGATCATGTCCGACGCCAACATCCTCATCAACATCGCCAGCCTCCACGCCCAGCGCTACGCCCTCTCCTACCAGGAGCCTATCCCCATCGAGCAACTAGTTCAGTCCCTCTGCGACACCAAGCAGGGCTACACCCAGTTCGGCGGTGGGGGTGCGACGGATGCACCCAGTTCGGCGGCGACCATGGCCGGGATGCGGGCGGCGACCATGACCAGCTTCCCGATGGGGTACTCGGACATCCCGAGCCCGagcgccacggcggcggcgtcaTCCGACTTAAGAAGATAG
- the LOC133897333 gene encoding transcription initiation factor IIB-like isoform X1 produces MSDSFCPDCKKQTEVAFDHSAGDTMCTECGLVLEAHSVDETSEWRTFANESNDNDPVRVGGPSNPLLTDGGLSTVIAKPNGAQGDFLSSSLGRWQNRGSNPDRSLILAFRTIANMADRLGLVATIKDRANEIYKKVEDLKSIRGRNQDAILAACLYIACRQEDRPRTVKEICSVANGATKKEIGRAKEFIVKQLEVEMGQSMEMGTIHAGDFLRRFCSTLGMNNQAVKAAQEAVQRSEELDIRRSPISIAAAVIYMITQLSEDKKPLKGLKRCPNISSPCDRHIGDNTDNTDSVADISLATGVAEGTIRNSYKDLYSYASRLIPNTYAKEEDLKNLSTP; encoded by the exons ATGAGCGACTCGTTCTGCCCGGACTGCAAGAAGCAGACGGAGGTGGCGTTCGACCACTCGGCAGGGGACACCATGTGCACCGAGTGCGGCCTCGTCCTCGAGGCGCACTCCGTCGACGAGACCTCCGAGTGGCGCACCTTCGCCAACGAGTCCAACGACAACGACCCCGTCCGTGTCGGAGGCCCCTCCAACCCGCTCCTCACGGACGGCGGCCTCTCCACCGTCATCGCCAAGCCCAACGGCGCGCAGGGCGACTTCCTCTCCTCGTCCCTGGGCAGGTGGCAGAACCGCGGCTCCAACCCTGACCGATCCCTCATCCTCGCCTTCCGCACCATCGCCAACATGGCTGACAG GCTGGGTCTTGTGGCTACTATCAAG GACCGAGCCAATGAAATCTATAAGAAGGTGGAAGATCTCAAGTCTATCAGGGGAAGAAATCAAGATGCCATATTAGCTGCTTGTCTGTATATTGCTTGTAGACAAGAAGATAGGCCTAGAACTGTAAAAG AAATATGTTCAGTTGCCAATGGCGCTACAAAGAAGGAAATTGGCCGAGCAAAAGAATTTATAGTGAAGCAACTGGAAGTTGAGATGGGTCAATCTATGGAGATGGGAACCATCCATGCTGGAGATTTCCTG AGACGTTTCTGTTCAACTCTTGGGATGAACAATCAAGCTGTTAAAGCAGCCCAGGAGGCAGTTCAGCGCTCAGAGGAGCTTGATATAAG GAGGAGCCCTATCTCAATAGCAGCGGCTGTCATTTATATGATAACCCAACTCTCAGAGGACAAGAAGCCACTTAAAGGTTTGAAACGCTGCCCCAATATCTCTTCTCCTTGTGACCGACACATTGGTGATAATACTGATAACACTGATTCTGTTGCAGATATTTCCTTGGCTACTGGCGTGGCAGAAGGCACCATCAGAAATTCGTACAAGGATCTGTATTCCTATGCTTCAAGGCTCATTCCAAACACCTATGCCAAGGAGGAAGACCTGAAGAATCTCAGCACACCTTAG